One Cupriavidus taiwanensis LMG 19424 DNA segment encodes these proteins:
- a CDS encoding putative 2-aminoethylphosphonate ABC transporter permease subunit, with translation MRMTLTAAPATTSATMPATDTLSPAPASAPAAPAHPDAQPAPPGLVATSVRAHWTDRLAHVLLALAALALACFVLAPIVMILAKSVQNRDGTLAGIAHFRAYFESPALLRSVWNSLWVSALATCITVPLAFGFAYALTRSRIACKGLLRNLALIPLLAPSLLAAISFIFWFGNQGLLKPWMGSTQIYGPLGIVASLVFATFPHALMILITALSLTDARLYEAADALGTSTVRKFFTITVPGARYGLVSAAMVVFTYAISDFGIPKVIGGNFHMLATDIYKLVIGMQDFSQGAVVSLMLLVPVAVTYCVDARVQRRQMALMSARSVPYVPRRSPRFDLAMAVFCWLMAALMLAVMGMAVYASFVKLWPYNFSLSLNHYRVGLVEGGVVDSYLNSLRMAGLAAVIGPVFIFATAYLLEKTRGMDWLRGFVRLMAVLPMGVPGLVLGLGYIFFFVPQANPLHGLYQTLGILVLVTIVHYYASCHLTAVTALKQLDSEFEAVSASLKVPFYKTFFKVTVPACLPAILEISRYLFINAMTTVSAVVFLYGADTKLASVEIVNLDESGDIGPAAAMATLVVLTSAFACLLYYLLQRVLDCKTQAWRQGQGND, from the coding sequence ATGCGCATGACCCTCACTGCGGCGCCGGCCACCACGTCTGCCACCATGCCGGCTACCGATACGCTCTCCCCCGCCCCCGCCAGCGCGCCGGCGGCACCTGCCCATCCGGACGCGCAGCCGGCGCCGCCGGGGCTGGTCGCAACGTCGGTGCGCGCACACTGGACCGACCGCCTTGCGCACGTGCTGCTGGCGCTGGCCGCGCTGGCGCTGGCCTGCTTCGTGCTGGCGCCGATCGTGATGATCCTGGCCAAGAGCGTGCAGAACCGCGACGGTACCCTCGCCGGCATCGCGCACTTCCGCGCCTACTTCGAGTCGCCCGCGCTGCTGCGCTCGGTGTGGAACAGCCTGTGGGTCTCGGCGCTGGCCACCTGCATCACGGTGCCGCTGGCATTCGGCTTTGCCTATGCGCTCACGCGCAGCCGCATCGCCTGCAAGGGCCTGCTGCGCAACCTGGCGCTGATCCCCCTGCTGGCGCCCTCGCTGCTGGCGGCCATCTCCTTCATCTTCTGGTTCGGCAACCAGGGACTGCTCAAGCCGTGGATGGGCAGCACGCAGATCTACGGGCCGCTGGGCATCGTCGCGTCGCTGGTGTTCGCCACCTTTCCGCACGCGCTGATGATCCTGATCACCGCGCTGTCGCTGACGGACGCGCGGCTGTATGAGGCCGCCGATGCGCTGGGCACCTCGACCGTGCGCAAGTTCTTCACCATCACCGTGCCCGGCGCGCGCTACGGGCTGGTCAGCGCCGCCATGGTGGTGTTCACCTATGCGATCTCGGATTTCGGCATCCCGAAGGTGATCGGCGGCAACTTCCATATGCTGGCGACCGACATCTACAAGCTGGTGATCGGCATGCAGGACTTCTCGCAGGGCGCGGTGGTGTCGCTGATGCTGCTGGTGCCGGTGGCCGTGACGTACTGCGTCGACGCCCGCGTGCAGCGCCGCCAGATGGCGCTGATGTCGGCGCGCTCGGTGCCCTACGTGCCGCGCCGCAGCCCCCGCTTCGATCTGGCCATGGCGGTGTTCTGCTGGCTGATGGCGGCGCTGATGCTGGCGGTGATGGGCATGGCGGTGTATGCGTCCTTCGTCAAACTGTGGCCGTACAACTTCTCGCTGTCGCTGAACCACTACCGCGTCGGGCTGGTCGAGGGCGGCGTGGTCGACTCGTACCTGAACAGCCTGCGCATGGCGGGCCTGGCCGCGGTGATCGGGCCGGTGTTCATCTTTGCCACCGCCTACCTGCTGGAGAAGACCCGCGGCATGGACTGGCTGCGCGGCTTCGTGCGGCTGATGGCGGTGCTGCCGATGGGCGTGCCGGGACTGGTGCTGGGCCTGGGCTACATCTTCTTCTTCGTGCCGCAGGCCAATCCCCTGCACGGGCTGTACCAGACGCTGGGCATCCTGGTGCTGGTGACCATCGTCCACTACTACGCGTCGTGCCACCTGACGGCGGTGACCGCGCTCAAGCAGCTCGACAGCGAGTTCGAGGCCGTGTCGGCGTCGCTCAAGGTGCCGTTCTACAAGACCTTCTTCAAGGTCACGGTGCCGGCCTGCCTGCCCGCCATCCTGGAGATCTCGCGCTACCTGTTCATCAATGCGATGACCACGGTTTCGGCGGTGGTGTTCCTGTACGGCGCCGACACCAAGCTGGCCTCGGTCGAGATCGTCAACCTGGACGAGTCCGGCGACATCGGCCCGGCGGCGGCCATGGCCACGCTGGTGGTGCTGACCTCGGCCTTCGCCTGCCTGCTCTATTACCTGCTGCAACGCGTGCTCGATTGCAAGACCCAGGCCTGGCGCCAGGGCCAGGGCAACGACTGA
- a CDS encoding 2-aminoethylphosphonate--pyruvate transaminase — protein sequence MIRGNDPILLTPGPLTTSLATKQAMLRDWGSWDAAFNTITRSLCDDLVRIVHGEGTHVCVPMQGSGTFSVEAAIANVVPRDGKVLVPQNGAYCQRILKICKVLGRASVELPIPEDQPASAALIEDALRRDPSITHVAQVHCETGAGVLNPLQDIALLCQRLGKGLIVDAMSSFGAIEIDARTMPFDALVAATGKCIEGVPGMGFVLVKKDVLEASQGNSHSLALDLHDQYVYMQKTTQWRFTPPTHVVAAFRAALDQFLEEGGQPVRGARYRRNCDTLVKGMAALGFRTFLPTAVQAPIIVTFHAPADARYDFKTFYAKVRERGYILYPGKLTQVETFRVGCIGAIDDNEMRNVVTAIGEVLREMGIEMQGRLAEAA from the coding sequence ATGATCCGCGGCAATGACCCGATCCTTCTGACCCCCGGCCCCCTGACCACCTCGCTCGCCACCAAGCAGGCCATGCTGCGCGACTGGGGCTCGTGGGACGCCGCCTTCAACACCATCACCCGCAGCCTGTGCGACGACCTGGTGCGCATCGTCCACGGCGAAGGCACCCATGTCTGCGTGCCGATGCAGGGCAGCGGCACCTTCTCGGTCGAAGCCGCCATCGCCAACGTGGTGCCGCGCGACGGCAAGGTGCTGGTGCCGCAGAACGGCGCCTACTGCCAGCGCATCCTGAAGATCTGCAAGGTGCTCGGGCGCGCCAGCGTGGAACTGCCGATCCCTGAAGACCAGCCCGCCAGCGCCGCGCTGATCGAAGACGCGCTGCGGCGCGACCCGTCGATCACGCATGTGGCGCAGGTGCATTGCGAGACCGGCGCGGGCGTGCTCAACCCGCTGCAGGACATCGCCCTGCTGTGCCAGCGGCTGGGCAAGGGCCTGATCGTCGACGCCATGAGCTCGTTCGGCGCGATCGAGATCGATGCCCGCACCATGCCCTTCGACGCGCTGGTTGCGGCCACCGGCAAATGCATCGAGGGCGTGCCCGGCATGGGCTTCGTGCTGGTGAAGAAGGACGTGCTGGAAGCCAGCCAGGGCAACAGCCATTCGCTGGCGCTCGACCTGCACGACCAGTATGTGTACATGCAGAAGACCACGCAGTGGCGCTTCACCCCGCCCACGCACGTGGTGGCGGCCTTCCGCGCGGCGCTGGACCAGTTCCTGGAAGAAGGCGGCCAGCCGGTGCGCGGCGCGCGCTATCGCCGCAACTGCGACACGCTGGTCAAGGGCATGGCGGCGCTGGGCTTCCGCACCTTCCTGCCCACGGCGGTGCAGGCGCCGATCATCGTCACCTTCCATGCGCCGGCGGATGCGCGCTATGACTTCAAGACCTTCTACGCCAAGGTGCGCGAGCGCGGCTACATCCTGTACCCGGGCAAGCTGACCCAGGTGGAAACCTTCCGCGTCGGCTGCATCGGCGCGATCGACGACAACGAGATGCGCAACGTGGTGACGGCGATCGGCGAAGTGCTGAGGGAGATGGGGATCGAGATGCAGGGGCGGCTGGCGGAGGCGGCGTAA
- a CDS encoding EamA family transporter encodes MSLPPDFHGLAFAAVMLSALMHASWNAIVKIGGDRLSSMALIDTFCLLVALPFLFVVPMPAPQVWPFLLATVALEVVYKLSLVAAYNRGDFSQAYPLMRGSAPMMVAILLLLTGSEKLGLGGYAGIALICFGLVSLVHWRRQAPDLLGFALLAGACLAGGTVIDGTAVKRHGEVLTYIVWLQAMSHVFMPGYAFVRRGTALTALLRTEWKRAGIGGINRVGSYALMLWAMTLAPVAKLAALRESSVIFAALLGHFLLREAFDRRRVVATALVLAGIVTLQLAR; translated from the coding sequence ATGTCCCTCCCCCCCGATTTCCACGGCCTTGCCTTTGCCGCCGTGATGCTGTCGGCGCTGATGCATGCGTCGTGGAACGCCATCGTCAAGATCGGCGGCGACCGGCTGTCTTCGATGGCGCTGATCGACACCTTCTGCCTGCTGGTGGCGCTGCCGTTCCTGTTCGTGGTGCCGATGCCGGCACCGCAGGTATGGCCATTCCTGCTGGCCACGGTGGCGCTGGAGGTGGTCTACAAGCTGTCGCTGGTGGCCGCCTATAACCGCGGCGACTTCAGCCAGGCGTATCCGCTGATGCGCGGCTCGGCGCCGATGATGGTGGCGATCCTGCTGTTGCTGACCGGCAGCGAAAAGCTGGGGCTTGGCGGCTATGCCGGCATCGCGCTGATCTGCTTCGGACTGGTCAGCCTGGTGCACTGGCGGCGGCAGGCGCCCGACCTGCTCGGCTTCGCGCTGCTGGCCGGGGCCTGCCTGGCGGGCGGCACCGTGATCGACGGCACCGCGGTCAAGCGCCATGGCGAGGTGCTGACCTACATCGTCTGGCTGCAGGCGATGTCGCATGTGTTCATGCCCGGCTATGCCTTCGTCCGCCGCGGCACGGCGCTGACGGCGTTGCTGCGCACGGAATGGAAGCGCGCCGGCATCGGCGGCATCAACCGCGTGGGCTCGTACGCGCTGATGCTGTGGGCCATGACGCTGGCGCCGGTGGCCAAGCTGGCGGCGCTGCGCGAGTCGAGCGTGATCTTTGCCGCGCTGCTGGGCCACTTCCTGCTGCGCGAAGCCTTCGATCGCCGCCGCGTGGTGGCTACCGCGCTGGTGCTGGCGGGCATCGTCACACTGCAACTGGCGCGCTGA
- a CDS encoding GcvT family protein: MSIPSQTRVVIIGGGIIGCSVAYHLTRLGWTDVVLLEQGQLSCGTTWHAAGLVGQLRSQESMTKLIRYSTQLYSELEAETGLGTGWKQCGSLSVARTAERMTQLRRTAAVARAYGVECEVISPAQAGELWPVMRTDDLLGAVWLPGDGKANPTDLTQALARGARSRGARIAQDTKITAVHTRDGRASGVSWRNKAGDEGRIEAEIVVNCAGQWARQVGLMCGVTVPLHSAEHYYIVTERIAGVHPDLPVMRDPDGFIYFKEEVGGLVMGGFEPDAKPWGMQGIPEPFEFQLLPDDWDQFQVLMENALVRVPALETAQVKQFYNGPESFTPDNNFILGEAPELRNFYVGAGFNSMGIASAGGAGMALAEWIVAGEPTMDLWPVDIRRFAGFNGNQGWLHDRVKETLGLHYAMPWPNRELETARPFRRSALYAHLRDAGANFGSKMGWERPNFFAPPGTSPQIEYAFGQQNWLPWSGTEHRACREGVALFDMSSFSKYLVKGADAEAVLQYVMSNDVAVPPGQTVYTAMLNERGTYESDLTVTRLAQDQYLVVTGSAQTTRDFSYIERLIPADQRCVIVDVTGQYAVLAVMGPRSRELLQRVSRADFSNEGFPFGSSRKIDLGYATVRATRLTYVGELGWELYVPVEFAVGVYETLHEAGRTLGLVNAGYYAIESLRLEKGYRAWGRELSPSVNPFEAGLSFACKLASGMNFRGRDALLRLRQAGAPTRRMVVVTVDGASDAMLWGGEAVLRTGPDGSVRAVGSLSSAAFGHTLGCPLGMALLAREDGPADTAWLEAGTYHVDLAGTLLPARVHLRAPYDPASARPKA, translated from the coding sequence ATGTCCATCCCTTCCCAAACCCGCGTCGTCATCATCGGCGGCGGCATCATCGGCTGCAGCGTGGCCTACCACCTGACCCGGCTCGGCTGGACCGACGTGGTGCTGCTCGAGCAAGGCCAGCTGTCGTGCGGCACCACGTGGCACGCGGCCGGCCTGGTCGGCCAGTTGCGCTCGCAGGAAAGCATGACGAAGCTGATTCGCTATTCCACGCAGCTCTACAGCGAACTGGAAGCGGAAACCGGCCTTGGCACCGGCTGGAAGCAATGCGGCTCGCTGTCGGTCGCGCGCACCGCCGAACGGATGACGCAACTGCGCCGCACCGCGGCGGTGGCGCGCGCCTACGGGGTGGAATGCGAGGTGATCTCGCCCGCGCAGGCCGGCGAACTGTGGCCCGTGATGCGTACCGACGACTTGCTGGGCGCGGTTTGGCTGCCCGGCGACGGCAAGGCCAACCCGACCGACCTGACGCAGGCGCTGGCACGCGGCGCGCGCAGCCGCGGCGCCCGTATCGCGCAAGACACGAAGATCACCGCGGTCCATACCCGCGACGGCCGCGCCTCCGGCGTCAGCTGGCGCAACAAGGCCGGCGACGAAGGCCGCATCGAAGCCGAGATCGTGGTCAATTGCGCCGGGCAGTGGGCACGCCAGGTGGGGCTGATGTGCGGCGTGACCGTCCCGCTGCATTCGGCCGAGCACTACTACATCGTCACCGAGCGTATTGCCGGCGTGCATCCCGACCTGCCAGTGATGCGCGACCCCGACGGGTTTATCTACTTCAAGGAGGAAGTGGGCGGGCTGGTGATGGGCGGATTCGAGCCGGACGCCAAGCCGTGGGGCATGCAGGGCATCCCCGAGCCGTTCGAGTTCCAGCTGCTGCCCGATGACTGGGACCAGTTCCAGGTGCTGATGGAAAACGCGCTGGTGCGCGTGCCGGCGCTAGAAACGGCGCAGGTCAAGCAGTTCTACAACGGCCCGGAATCGTTCACGCCGGACAACAATTTCATCCTGGGCGAGGCGCCGGAGCTGCGCAATTTCTACGTCGGCGCGGGCTTCAACTCGATGGGCATCGCGTCCGCCGGCGGCGCCGGCATGGCGCTGGCGGAATGGATCGTCGCGGGCGAGCCGACCATGGACCTGTGGCCGGTCGATATCCGCCGCTTCGCCGGCTTCAACGGCAACCAGGGCTGGCTGCACGACCGCGTCAAGGAAACGCTCGGGCTGCATTACGCGATGCCCTGGCCGAACCGCGAACTGGAGACCGCACGGCCGTTCCGCCGCTCCGCGCTGTATGCACACCTGCGCGATGCCGGTGCCAACTTCGGCAGCAAGATGGGCTGGGAGCGGCCCAACTTTTTCGCGCCGCCGGGCACGTCGCCGCAAATCGAATATGCCTTCGGCCAGCAGAACTGGCTGCCGTGGAGCGGCACCGAACACCGTGCCTGCCGCGAGGGCGTGGCGCTGTTCGACATGAGCTCGTTCTCCAAGTACCTGGTCAAGGGCGCCGACGCCGAGGCGGTGCTGCAGTACGTGATGAGCAACGACGTGGCGGTGCCGCCCGGCCAGACTGTCTATACCGCGATGCTCAACGAGCGCGGCACCTATGAGTCCGACCTGACCGTGACGCGGCTGGCGCAAGACCAGTACCTGGTGGTGACGGGGTCGGCGCAGACCACGCGCGACTTCAGCTATATCGAGCGGCTGATCCCGGCCGACCAGCGCTGCGTGATCGTCGACGTCACCGGCCAGTACGCGGTGCTGGCGGTGATGGGACCGCGCTCGCGCGAGCTGCTGCAGCGGGTATCGCGCGCGGATTTCTCCAATGAGGGCTTTCCCTTCGGCAGTTCGCGCAAGATCGACCTGGGCTATGCCACCGTGCGCGCCACGCGGCTCACTTACGTGGGCGAGCTGGGCTGGGAGCTGTACGTGCCGGTGGAATTCGCGGTGGGCGTGTACGAGACCCTGCACGAGGCGGGCCGCACGCTCGGGCTGGTCAATGCCGGCTACTACGCGATCGAATCGCTGCGGCTGGAAAAGGGCTACCGCGCCTGGGGCCGCGAGCTGTCGCCTTCGGTCAATCCGTTCGAGGCGGGACTGTCATTCGCCTGCAAGCTTGCCAGCGGCATGAACTTCCGCGGGCGTGACGCGCTGCTGCGGCTGCGGCAGGCGGGCGCGCCCACGCGGCGCATGGTGGTCGTGACGGTCGACGGCGCCAGCGACGCCATGCTGTGGGGCGGCGAAGCCGTGCTGCGCACCGGCCCCGACGGCAGCGTGCGCGCGGTGGGCTCGCTCAGTTCGGCCGCCTTCGGCCATACGCTGGGCTGCCCCTTGGGCATGGCCTTGCTGGCGCGCGAGGATGGACCGGCCGATACCGCATGGCTGGAAGCCGGCACCTACCATGTCGACCTGGCCGGCACGCTGCTGCCGGCGCGCGTGCACCTGCGCGCGCCCTACGATCCGGCATCGGCGCGGCCGAAGGCTTGA
- a CDS encoding xanthine dehydrogenase family protein molybdopterin-binding subunit gives MPSFNPSRRTFLKASVVAGVSVYIAPIGGKAFAALFEDKILTPVQWDARAGAPRFRIDGIAKVTGAKVFARDIRSRDMPHWPRQQSHAFILRATRADRVYAGFDLGVLGDELRPDRVVTADDLARDGVAFPAFYGDDMLLPEGKTPAYLGHAVAILIYHDFARFRFAKDKLKFRDDVIRYGAKTGPLERDPWGTFRFVRVGGATPYDDDVFSSLKHAPVFPSMMRKHQPVWPDGKDHGQLGEQGMHHAAQIRAQLARPSDDWLVLEREYNSQSVDTAALEPDNANCWYDAAAQALHMVVPTQGPNEVAESVAEMLAKARGAFPVKQVFLHPCYTVGYGSKDHYNFPFYGLVTALYADGRPVRLANDRYEQFQTSIKRHAFRMRYRIAVDRKTGLFQAFQGDLEANGGGRSNFSPSVAMVGATAAQSIYYFPKNDLTAVAIASRAVDAGSARGYGTLQSMAATEMMVDEFAEQLKLDPIEFRLKNALRSGMKNTQGAIPAGAIRVDEVLEAAKAYPLWTHRASKKAEYEAAHPGRRYGVGFACVQKDFGTGAEASFAKVELKADGSIVLHHSGAEIGTGMSTSQAAAVARWLGKPAGEVRTSVTDWTDLPVTTSGDPYLMSQAEQDRLSANPRWSPAYASPASATNSAYYFTHSTREAARVVFLHGLWPAAMAIWSQGIGGGQAASLVVRVEDARWVDGKLSAGGLQALPLEQLAAKAHELGLVTGATVHAFNRWQWSEADFDINGQAARLPVDGLSVRYGDGADAARKARMRTAGGWHVLDRSKVHIAPTQRNNAAVTYYSAVGTFVELSVHEASGKVEILSHHSIMECGTQLSPQLVSGQLQGGIAMGIGHALHEYLPLYEDGPGNGTWNFNRYHLPRASDVAVWSQTGTVLPPVTETDPPKGIAEVVMIPVVGAIVNGIAHAIGHRFTDLPVTAAKIQEVLA, from the coding sequence ATGCCCAGCTTCAACCCTTCACGACGCACCTTCCTCAAAGCCAGCGTCGTGGCCGGGGTGTCGGTCTATATCGCACCCATCGGCGGCAAGGCTTTCGCGGCCTTGTTCGAAGACAAGATCCTGACCCCCGTGCAGTGGGACGCCAGGGCCGGCGCCCCACGGTTCCGCATCGACGGCATCGCCAAGGTCACCGGCGCCAAGGTGTTTGCGCGCGATATCCGCTCGCGCGACATGCCGCACTGGCCGCGGCAGCAGTCGCACGCCTTCATCCTGCGCGCAACCCGGGCCGACCGTGTCTATGCGGGCTTCGACCTCGGCGTGCTGGGCGATGAACTCAGGCCCGATCGCGTTGTCACCGCCGATGACCTGGCCCGCGACGGCGTCGCCTTCCCCGCCTTCTACGGCGACGACATGCTGCTGCCCGAGGGCAAGACGCCGGCCTACCTGGGCCACGCCGTGGCGATCCTGATCTACCACGACTTCGCGCGCTTCCGCTTTGCCAAGGACAAGCTCAAGTTCCGCGACGACGTGATCCGCTATGGCGCGAAGACCGGCCCGCTGGAACGCGACCCGTGGGGCACCTTCCGCTTCGTGCGCGTGGGCGGCGCCACGCCCTATGACGACGATGTGTTCTCCAGCCTGAAGCACGCGCCGGTGTTCCCCAGCATGATGCGCAAGCACCAGCCGGTCTGGCCGGACGGCAAGGACCACGGCCAGCTCGGCGAACAGGGCATGCACCACGCCGCCCAGATCCGCGCGCAACTGGCCAGGCCATCCGACGACTGGCTGGTGCTGGAGCGCGAATACAACTCGCAGTCGGTCGATACCGCCGCGCTCGAGCCCGACAACGCCAATTGCTGGTACGACGCCGCCGCGCAGGCGCTGCACATGGTGGTGCCGACGCAAGGGCCGAACGAGGTCGCCGAAAGCGTGGCCGAGATGCTGGCGAAGGCCAGGGGCGCGTTCCCGGTGAAGCAGGTGTTCCTGCACCCGTGCTACACGGTGGGCTACGGCTCCAAGGACCACTACAACTTCCCGTTCTACGGCCTGGTCACGGCGCTGTACGCCGACGGCAGGCCAGTGCGGCTGGCCAACGACCGCTACGAGCAGTTCCAGACCTCGATCAAGCGCCATGCCTTCCGGATGCGCTACCGCATCGCGGTGGACCGCAAGACCGGCCTGTTCCAGGCCTTCCAGGGCGACCTGGAAGCCAACGGCGGCGGGCGCTCCAACTTCTCGCCGTCGGTGGCGATGGTGGGCGCCACCGCGGCGCAATCGATCTATTACTTCCCGAAGAACGACCTGACCGCCGTGGCGATCGCCTCGCGCGCCGTCGACGCTGGTTCTGCGCGCGGCTACGGCACGCTGCAGAGCATGGCCGCGACCGAGATGATGGTCGACGAGTTCGCCGAGCAGCTCAAGCTCGACCCGATCGAGTTCCGGCTGAAGAACGCGCTGCGCTCGGGCATGAAGAACACGCAGGGGGCAATCCCCGCCGGCGCGATCCGCGTCGACGAGGTGCTGGAGGCGGCAAAGGCCTATCCGCTGTGGACCCATCGCGCCAGCAAGAAGGCGGAGTATGAAGCCGCCCACCCGGGTCGCCGCTATGGCGTGGGCTTTGCCTGCGTGCAGAAGGACTTTGGCACGGGCGCGGAAGCGTCGTTCGCCAAGGTCGAACTGAAGGCCGACGGCAGCATCGTGCTGCATCACTCCGGCGCCGAGATCGGCACCGGCATGTCGACCTCGCAGGCCGCCGCGGTGGCGCGCTGGCTGGGCAAGCCGGCGGGCGAGGTGCGCACCTCCGTCACCGACTGGACCGACCTGCCGGTGACCACCTCCGGCGACCCCTACCTGATGAGCCAGGCCGAGCAGGACAGGCTGTCGGCCAACCCGCGCTGGTCGCCGGCCTATGCGTCGCCCGCCAGCGCCACCAACTCGGCCTACTACTTCACGCACAGCACGCGCGAGGCCGCCCGCGTGGTGTTCCTTCACGGCCTGTGGCCGGCGGCGATGGCGATCTGGAGCCAGGGCATCGGCGGCGGCCAGGCCGCTTCACTGGTGGTGCGCGTGGAAGACGCGCGCTGGGTCGACGGCAAGCTCAGCGCCGGTGGCCTGCAGGCGCTGCCGCTGGAGCAGCTCGCGGCCAAGGCGCATGAGCTGGGGCTGGTGACCGGCGCCACCGTGCACGCCTTCAACCGCTGGCAATGGAGCGAGGCCGATTTCGACATCAACGGACAGGCTGCGCGGCTGCCGGTCGATGGCCTGTCGGTGCGCTACGGCGATGGCGCCGATGCCGCGCGCAAGGCGCGCATGCGCACCGCCGGCGGCTGGCATGTGCTCGATCGCAGCAAGGTCCATATCGCGCCCACGCAGCGCAACAACGCCGCGGTGACCTACTACAGCGCGGTCGGCACCTTCGTGGAGCTGTCGGTGCACGAGGCCAGCGGCAAGGTGGAGATCCTGTCGCACCACTCGATCATGGAATGCGGCACGCAGCTGTCGCCGCAACTGGTGTCCGGCCAGCTGCAGGGCGGCATTGCCATGGGCATCGGCCACGCGCTGCACGAATACCTTCCGCTGTACGAGGACGGCCCCGGCAACGGCACCTGGAACTTCAACCGCTACCACCTGCCGCGCGCCAGCGACGTGGCGGTGTGGAGCCAGACCGGCACGGTGCTGCCGCCGGTCACCGAAACCGACCCGCCCAAGGGCATCGCCGAGGTGGTGATGATCCCGGTGGTGGGCGCCATCGTCAACGGCATCGCGCATGCCATCGGCCACCGCTTCACCGACCTGCCGGTGACGGCGGCCAAGATCCAGGAGGTACTGGCATGA
- a CDS encoding (2Fe-2S)-binding protein, with translation MSIATQPITLHINGKDVGPVDVPEGLMMIDFLHEYLDLTGSRLGCGQGICHACVVIHDKPDGTSEEVRSCITGAHWFNGRKVRTVEGHGKRNEQGEVVELTPVQQKFLEHFSFQCGYCTPGFVNGATILVEQLRRKPVPKDQVEATITRALDGHICRCTGYVRYYEAVRDVITSTPGLVLDSGSDK, from the coding sequence ATGAGCATCGCCACCCAGCCCATCACGCTCCACATCAACGGCAAGGACGTCGGCCCGGTCGACGTGCCCGAAGGCCTGATGATGATCGATTTCCTGCACGAATACCTGGACCTGACCGGCTCGCGGCTGGGCTGCGGCCAGGGCATCTGCCACGCCTGCGTGGTGATCCACGACAAGCCCGACGGCACCAGCGAGGAAGTGCGCAGCTGCATCACCGGTGCGCACTGGTTCAACGGCCGCAAGGTGCGCACCGTGGAAGGCCACGGCAAGCGCAACGAGCAAGGCGAGGTGGTCGAGCTGACGCCGGTGCAGCAGAAGTTCCTGGAGCATTTCAGCTTCCAGTGTGGCTACTGCACGCCGGGCTTCGTCAACGGCGCCACCATCCTGGTGGAACAGCTCAGGCGCAAGCCGGTGCCGAAGGACCAGGTCGAAGCCACCATCACCCGGGCGCTCGACGGCCATATCTGCCGCTGCACCGGCTACGTGCGCTACTACGAGGCGGTCAGGGACGTGATCACCAGCACGCCGGGCCTGGTGCTGGACAGCGGGAGCGACAAGTGA
- a CDS encoding cytochrome c, with amino-acid sequence MQRTPLMIATRAALAALAAAAVMAGCGSRTEAIAPAADQAPKAQLSPAEQIARGRYLVRAADCAACHTAPEGAPFAGGVELASPFGTFYGTNITPDKTHGIGNWSADDFYKALHDGKAPGKQLYPAMPYTSYRGLSRADSDAMYAYLMQVKPAPVANRPHDLQFPYNLRFALAGWNLLFLEDKLPDASQGNSASWQRGRYLSNALGHCAECHTPRAAFGRLDLSKPLAGSALARVGAPDITPAGLAARGWTAADLQQFFATGIAPQGSAFGEMYPVVHLSSQYLNPGDLAAMTTYLLGDQPPAPQPVKAVSADAAQLVPGRRHYVAVCAGCHGREGEGKPHVAVSMAGNSTVRNADARNLLVSLLDGIAAQRFPGVEAMQEMPGFAERMSDEELAQLANYLRATWGGQPADVKPGDVKALRAAGPGH; translated from the coding sequence ATGCAGCGCACGCCCCTGATGATCGCCACGCGCGCCGCGCTGGCAGCGCTGGCCGCGGCCGCGGTCATGGCCGGCTGCGGCAGCCGCACCGAAGCCATTGCGCCCGCAGCCGACCAGGCGCCCAAGGCGCAGTTGTCGCCGGCCGAACAGATCGCGCGCGGCCGCTACCTGGTGCGCGCTGCGGATTGCGCCGCCTGCCATACCGCGCCGGAAGGCGCACCGTTTGCCGGCGGCGTGGAGCTGGCCTCGCCCTTCGGCACCTTCTACGGCACCAACATCACGCCGGACAAGACCCACGGCATCGGCAACTGGAGCGCGGACGATTTCTACAAGGCGCTGCATGACGGCAAGGCCCCTGGCAAGCAGCTCTACCCGGCGATGCCGTACACCTCGTACCGCGGCCTGTCGCGCGCGGATTCGGATGCCATGTACGCCTACCTGATGCAGGTGAAGCCGGCCCCCGTGGCCAACCGCCCGCACGACCTGCAGTTCCCGTACAACCTGCGCTTCGCGCTGGCGGGCTGGAACCTGCTGTTCCTCGAGGACAAGCTGCCGGATGCTTCGCAGGGCAATTCGGCGTCGTGGCAGCGCGGCCGCTACCTGTCCAACGCGCTGGGCCACTGCGCCGAGTGCCACACGCCGCGCGCCGCGTTCGGCCGGCTGGACCTGTCGAAGCCGCTGGCCGGCTCCGCGCTGGCGCGTGTCGGCGCGCCGGACATCACGCCCGCCGGGCTGGCCGCGCGCGGCTGGACCGCCGCCGACCTGCAGCAGTTCTTCGCCACCGGCATCGCGCCGCAGGGCTCGGCCTTCGGCGAGATGTACCCGGTGGTGCATCTGAGCAGCCAGTACCTGAACCCGGGCGACCTGGCGGCGATGACCACCTACCTGCTCGGCGACCAGCCGCCCGCGCCGCAGCCGGTGAAGGCCGTGAGCGCCGACGCCGCGCAACTGGTACCGGGCCGCCGCCACTACGTCGCGGTCTGCGCCGGCTGCCACGGACGCGAGGGCGAAGGCAAGCCGCACGTGGCGGTATCGATGGCCGGCAATTCGACGGTGCGCAACGCCGATGCGCGCAACCTGCTCGTGTCGCTGCTCGATGGCATCGCGGCACAACGCTTTCCGGGCGTGGAGGCGATGCAGGAGATGCCCGGCTTTGCGGAACGCATGAGCGATGAGGAGCTGGCGCAGCTGGCCAACTACCTGCGGGCGACGTGGGGTGGGCAGCCGGCCGATGTGAAACCGGGTGATGTGAAGGCGCTGCGCGCGGCCGGGCCGGGGCATTGA